One region of Candidatus Atribacteria bacterium genomic DNA includes:
- a CDS encoding helix-turn-helix domain-containing protein has product MNALTDSLKKCILFKDMEHEDLSNFLNMSNYIIKKYPQGNIVVIKVKMLSLENIRKKIENFLVEEYKKRRSNIIKVSLSRKEIAEHMGIQRPSLSRELIKMKKEG; this is encoded by the coding sequence ATGAATGCTTTAACAGATAGTTTGAAAAAGTGTATTTTATTTAAGGATATGGAGCATGAAGATCTTTCTAATTTTTTGAATATGTCTAATTATATCATAAAAAAATATCCCCAAGGAAATATAGTGGTCATTAAGGTTAAGATGCTTTCCCTGGAAAACATCAGAAAAAAGATTGAAAATTTTTTAGTGGAAGAATACAAGAAACGAAGGAGTAATATTATAAAAGTATCTCTCTCCAGAAAAGAGATAGCCGAACATATGGGGATTCAACGGCCTTCCTTGTCAAGAGAGCTCATTAAAATGAAGAAAGAAGGATAA
- a CDS encoding nucleotidyltransferase domain-containing protein, whose translation MVQNLLKETKNWAYRNNDLDSLLLVGSYARNKAHQDSDIDLILIFNDPKKYVNNLD comes from the coding sequence ATGGTACAAAATTTACTAAAAGAAACAAAAAACTGGGCTTATAGAAATAATGATCTTGATTCCTTATTGCTGGTTGGTTCTTACGCAAGAAATAAAGCTCATCAAGATTCCGATATTGATTTAATTCTGATTTTCAATGACCCTAAGAAATATGTTAATAATTTAGACTAG
- a CDS encoding outer membrane lipoprotein-sorting protein produces the protein MRKVKVFLLIGTMLYILFSGVIIATALEMTAEEIINKRDNNEYFDSVRIEAEMIIVSGGRKITKTMIALSDKKDSLVEFTNSQDRGTKFLKREDDLWMFFPDAEDIVKISGHMLNQGMMGSDFSYQDVMESDKLTDLYDFKIIGEEEVNDRLCYVLEGVAREGVKVSYYRRVSWVDKERFIGLQEELYTQSGKLLKETKLNEMQEIEGRWIPIDSVMENKLRKDTYTGFKIIKIEFDPEIPEGTFSLQNLR, from the coding sequence ATGCGAAAAGTTAAAGTTTTTTTACTGATAGGAACAATGTTATACATTTTGTTTTCAGGTGTAATCATAGCAACTGCTTTAGAGATGACCGCTGAAGAGATAATTAATAAGAGAGATAATAATGAATATTTTGATTCAGTTCGAATAGAAGCAGAGATGATAATTGTTAGTGGTGGTCGTAAAATAACCAAAACTATGATTGCCTTGAGTGATAAGAAAGATTCTTTAGTTGAATTTACCAATTCGCAAGACAGGGGGACAAAATTTCTTAAAAGAGAGGATGATTTATGGATGTTTTTTCCTGATGCTGAAGATATTGTTAAAATATCCGGGCATATGTTAAATCAGGGGATGATGGGAAGTGATTTTTCCTATCAAGATGTCATGGAATCAGATAAATTAACTGACCTATACGATTTTAAAATTATCGGTGAAGAAGAAGTTAATGACCGTCTTTGTTATGTATTGGAAGGTGTTGCTAGAGAAGGGGTAAAAGTGTCCTATTATCGTCGAGTAAGTTGGGTAGACAAAGAAAGATTCATCGGTCTACAGGAAGAATTGTATACTCAAAGTGGAAAATTATTAAAAGAAACCAAATTAAATGAAATGCAGGAGATTGAAGGACGATGGATTCCTATTGATTCGGTTATGGAGAATAAATTAAGGAAAGATACTTACACCGGATTCAAAATTATCAAGATAGAATTCGATCCGGAAATTCCCGAAGGAACATTTTCCCTACAGAATTTAAGGTAA
- a CDS encoding HAMP domain-containing histidine kinase has product MIIRKQLWLSNVITIIITIILLIIVSILIGKNYQNISKFGFPPKDFGREQESGRYFDLLERELRIADRMVGRVLRESPEALEDVKYMQQLDAFMNASNGGIIIRKNNEILYHSPFLLSLDLDKEAINSHIQSFPNKQIIQFSENIYLEKLDFNFPDESKGEALIVCDVSSTLENLAQFRYSVFLILILFLLAIIIISTITTYILSKNIVKPLTQLENAALQIRKGNYDFKINTSAKNEIGDLSRTFEETRKQLKETEKIKKKYENNRNELISNISHDLKTPITTIKGYIEGIIDGIPSSKEKKDKYLKTIYQNTVNMESLINELFLLSELELKELPLNFVPIDIKAYLTDCVEELKFYLTEKGITLKFDADYNEQEKVYVDREKVKRVILNIINNAVNHKTSINPTISIKLIEKREEAQIEIQDNGQGIPEKSLKNIFERFYKADKARSTNSSGTGLGLYIAKEIVMSHEGRVWAKSQEGKGTSIFFTLKKTHGFSKMIKTEKK; this is encoded by the coding sequence ATGATTATTAGAAAACAACTATGGCTTTCAAATGTTATTACCATTATAATAACCATTATTTTATTAATTATTGTGAGTATTCTTATCGGTAAAAATTATCAAAATATTTCTAAGTTTGGTTTTCCTCCCAAAGATTTTGGGAGGGAACAAGAATCCGGAAGGTATTTTGATCTTTTAGAAAGAGAATTACGCATAGCAGATAGGATGGTTGGTCGTGTATTGAGAGAAAGCCCTGAAGCATTAGAAGATGTTAAATATATGCAGCAATTGGATGCTTTTATGAATGCATCTAATGGCGGCATTATTATCCGAAAAAACAATGAAATACTTTACCATTCTCCTTTTCTCTTAAGCCTTGATTTAGATAAAGAAGCAATCAATTCACACATTCAGTCATTTCCGAATAAGCAAATTATTCAATTTAGTGAAAATATATATCTGGAAAAGTTAGATTTTAACTTCCCTGATGAATCCAAAGGAGAAGCTTTAATTGTTTGTGATGTTAGTTCTACCTTAGAAAATTTGGCACAATTTCGTTATTCGGTTTTCCTTATTTTGATTCTTTTTCTTTTGGCCATTATTATCATCAGCACAATCACTACTTATATATTATCTAAAAATATCGTTAAACCGCTGACTCAATTGGAGAATGCCGCCCTGCAAATTAGAAAAGGTAATTATGATTTTAAAATAAACACCTCCGCAAAAAATGAAATCGGAGATTTATCAAGAACCTTTGAAGAAACCAGAAAACAATTAAAGGAAACCGAGAAAATAAAAAAGAAATATGAAAATAACCGTAATGAATTGATTTCGAATATATCACATGATTTGAAAACTCCCATTACCACGATAAAGGGTTATATTGAAGGAATTATAGACGGCATCCCCAGCTCCAAAGAGAAAAAAGATAAATATCTTAAAACCATATACCAAAATACGGTAAATATGGAATCATTGATTAACGAATTATTCTTGTTATCAGAATTAGAATTAAAAGAACTTCCTTTAAATTTTGTGCCGATTGATATCAAGGCCTATTTAACCGATTGTGTTGAAGAATTAAAATTTTATTTAACTGAAAAAGGAATTACCTTGAAATTTGATGCCGATTATAATGAACAAGAAAAGGTTTATGTTGATAGAGAAAAAGTAAAAAGGGTCATTTTAAATATTATCAATAATGCTGTAAATCATAAGACAAGTATCAACCCCACTATTTCTATTAAATTAATTGAAAAAAGAGAAGAAGCTCAAATAGAAATTCAGGATAATGGCCAGGGAATACCGGAAAAATCGTTAAAAAATATATTTGAACGGTTTTATAAAGCCGATAAAGCCAGGTCTACCAATTCAAGTGGAACCGGTTTAGGTCTTTATATTGCCAAAGAAATAGTCATGAGTCATGAAGGTAGAGTTTGGGCAAAAAGTCAGGAAGGAAAGGGCACCAGTATTTTCTTTACCTTGAAGAAAACTCATGGTTTTTCGAAAATGATAAAAACGGAGAAAAAATAA
- a CDS encoding ABC transporter permease: MKFLWNLAKKNLSRSKLRTSVSIIAIAIAIIAVVFARGLISGMIESTFENHIKYKAGHIRVIDKEYKLKERLLSLNYTLDGFNDEGTSAMVEKLRQVEGVKQVVPRLKFGAVVSMDDELVRMMGWGVDPTEEIAFTKIDEKIVEGRMINPGSREIVMGAGLLEKIERNVGDKVTILYSTPFGSFKGSTFQIIGKTHSDVPFLNDTIFYLPLDQAQRILEMPDEVTELLLITSHYRKAASILPSLNNLFSQEDKSGKYALQLWNKDYELIGFFDIAKQIYNFIYIFIIILACFVLVNTLIMIVNERTREIGMMSALGLKSREILYLFTMEGAIIGIFGSAIGTILGGILTKVFSVVGIDYTEAMEGMTGSDFMMESIYYTVFSLENLVFCFVLGVIVVTIACVIPARKAVKLEPTEALRQM, from the coding sequence TAATTAGCGGTATGATAGAATCGACTTTTGAAAATCATATCAAGTATAAAGCCGGTCATATACGAGTGATAGATAAAGAATATAAGTTAAAAGAGCGTCTTCTTTCCCTAAATTATACTCTGGACGGATTTAACGACGAAGGAACCTCAGCAATGGTTGAAAAACTAAGACAGGTAGAAGGAGTAAAACAGGTAGTTCCGCGGCTTAAATTCGGAGCTGTGGTAAGTATGGATGATGAACTGGTAAGAATGATGGGTTGGGGAGTTGACCCTACTGAAGAAATAGCATTTACCAAGATAGATGAAAAAATAGTGGAAGGAAGAATGATTAACCCTGGTAGCAGAGAAATCGTAATGGGAGCCGGGTTATTAGAAAAAATTGAGCGTAATGTAGGAGATAAAGTTACTATTTTATATAGTACCCCTTTTGGTTCCTTTAAAGGTTCTACTTTTCAGATTATAGGAAAGACCCATAGCGATGTTCCCTTTTTAAATGATACTATTTTCTATCTTCCTTTGGATCAAGCCCAGAGAATTTTAGAGATGCCTGACGAAGTAACAGAATTACTTTTAATTACTTCACATTACCGTAAAGCCGCTTCGATTTTACCCAGTCTCAATAACTTATTTTCCCAGGAAGATAAATCCGGAAAATATGCCTTGCAGCTTTGGAATAAGGATTACGAACTCATCGGGTTTTTTGATATTGCAAAGCAGATATATAATTTTATCTATATTTTTATCATCATATTAGCCTGTTTTGTATTAGTGAATACATTGATTATGATTGTTAATGAACGTACCCGGGAAATTGGTATGATGAGTGCCCTGGGTTTGAAAAGTAGGGAAATATTGTACCTTTTTACCATGGAAGGAGCAATTATTGGGATATTTGGTAGTGCTATTGGCACAATATTGGGTGGAATATTAACTAAGGTTTTCTCGGTTGTCGGAATTGATTATACCGAGGCTATGGAGGGAATGACTGGAAGTGATTTTATGATGGAGTCAATTTATTACACCGTCTTTAGTTTAGAAAATCTTGTTTTTTGTTTTGTGTTGGGGGTGATTGTGGTTACTATTGCCTGTGTGATCCCGGCGAGAAAAGCTGTCAAGCTTGAACCCACCGAAGCGCTTAGACAGATGTAG